TACCCAAATTCGGTAAAAAACTGTCATCTTCATAGCATCTGTAGGTTGTGTTTTCATTAAGCTTAACTCATTTGGTGAAGCTGATTTAGACAttgaatttatatattcatcGGCAGTTTTGTTATTTCTTGATATGTCAAGTCTCATGCAATCAACACCAACATTTGGAGAACATGAACTTGCAAAAGCTACATAATCTCCTTGATGAGAAATATTCATACCAAAATTAGTATTAGGTggaaaagataaaaatggTTTACCACGTTCCGTTCtatcaaatttaatttcatCCCAACTTGTAccagtaatttttttagccATTTGACGAAGAATTAATTTTCCTGCCAAAGATGCTAAAGAATCTTCTCGATAACGGAAACGacatattttttcaaattcttCTTTTGTAACAGCTTGTATTCcaagtttaaaatttttttcaaactaaaaaataataaataattagactattattaaattaataacataCATTTGGAGAAGAAATGGCATTGGACAGGGAGAAAGCATATCTATGACAAAGGCAATTATTAGAATTATAAGGTGTATCcattactttattattaaaattataacactctaaaaatataaaataaaatttaatatgatGACATGGAAGAAAAGAGATAACTATAATTGTGACCTTCcatcaatattttaatgtaaagatctatgttataatattaaaataaagctTTATCACTACcaaaacatatttaaaagtaaaaaatatttttgtatttttagtaatagtaaaatgataataaataattgcaCCTACTTTTGATATGACCACTGAAATATCTTTTTAGAAATGTCAAAGATTTGGTTTGCccttgaaataaattttcattaaatagtaatttaaatatgcCAATTTTTGTTTGTAATTTTCTTGTAAATATCATATCTGATAAGATAATACTATTAATTCttgtaattaataataaattattggttatttttgatatttttttaatttaaaatatctaacACTTTAATAACAACTAAtaaatcaataaaaaatttaagagGATCATGATAAACATTTACCttataagtatttttattaaattctaataatactataacttatttatacagtgaataaagaaaattattataatttcttgtaacgttattatttgaaaagtATGTAcaattataaactttttatttttattgaaataagaTTAgtctactttttttattaaaactttatctggaattattttatattcaaaataatattagaaattattaaatcatttttagactttgtttttttttttaactttttacaACAATTGGACAATtcttaaaaagtttttatagaattttatataaaagttataaatattaaatcatatataacttaaagtaaaaatagaAACTTTTCAAAATGAATATAGTAATTTTGTAATATCTAGTTTAGAGGAAATTGATTACTgagtaaaatttaaataatttataagtttattaagtaatattcaaattttaaatgtgaataaaatcaaaaaaaaataaaccatttttaaaattaagctttaatttattaaaattatttataagaatattattaaacatctataaaaagttaaaaactatgtatttaaaaggtaaattttaaattaatcaaagatttaaaaaatattctgaTAACGTAATAAGTTTATGATCAAGAGTAAATAATGACGagaatataaaatgtattaataatattaaaaaaaaattttttttagtgtaattaatgatgaaaacaaattttacgttcacttttttataagtatttcaaattttaatattttccaAACCATTTTTTCCATAAAGTTAATCCACTTTCAATTGCCTGTTCCTCACATGATCCTGaactaattttattaacagtAACTCTTGAAATTCCATAAAAATGCAAGGATGCTGCTATTACaacaaaaatatgaaaaaattgatgtgaatgaaactaaaaattttatttatatatatttatatatatttaacttaCCAAGTAATCAAATTTACCCATACAAAATCTTTCAGGAATTCTTAAAGCATATTGGAGAGCTCCAATTACATACAAAGAACCCATAATAATATtccattttaataattctttttcaacAATTATATCCCAACTTtcaattaaaagtaaatgaaTTCCAGGAAATATGGCACTAAGTCCCATAGTCAAAAAAATACCAGCTCTAAGTGGTCTAAATCGAGGTTGAgcaaatttatcaaataatgatACGATAACTGCTAATATTCCTATAACAGTAATCattgaaatataaattataactaAATGAGGTTGACattcaaaaacaaaatatatccATGGTATAAATGATCctagaaaaaaattgaaaatgtaTTCATCATAACATAcctattattaataaagcaATTCCAGAATAAtctaattttgaaaatattgcACCAAATTTTTGagatttaaagaaaaataaatgaaatgcGGCTGAACATGTCATACACATAATTGaacctaaaaaaaaaggaagaaAAATCCATTTAACATTTGCTGGAACTAAATTATTTGGTCTAGACATCACCCATATACATGCACTAAAAAACATTATAGATCCAACTAAATGTGTCCAAATGTTAATAGTTTCATTGTGAAATTGAAtaagtgaaaaaaaaacatattttattgaatctGATGGAGCACGATATCCACTGCGAATAAATTGATTGTCTTTCAACCAATCAggtaaattttcaaaattaattaatttaggaaaaaaattaaatatatttcttatttttttttgtgtctCTGATCTGAAAACATCAATTGTCTCTTCTTGTATACTTCCTTCAAAATCATAATCAAGTGTACTAATTGAAGAAGCTAACGACACTGTATCTTCCTgtacattaaatatattattactttctTCTAATGTTCTATTTGAATGATTGTTATCATCTAAAGATACAATAGTAGTTAGTGTCTCACAACTTGAATGTcttaacattataaaaagataatctttgatgatattatttattttcgttttataataatgaaatattttgtataaataattttgaattcaaaattaattctattaataaaattaattgttaataaaaacaaaaataaaaaaaatttatttaaattttttattaacgatcaatataatattaataaaaaagaaaaaagaaagtgACCAGTAGATTACATTTCAAATGATCGATGcaattgtattaaaaatatttatatgatagTGTCACCTTGTTTTATGTATTGTACATATgtctgataaaaaaaaggaggctaatatatttttgattgatataaatactattcaattgttttatatatttttatagttaaaagtcttgcttgaaaaataatattttgtattataaaatctTGTGACAAATTAAATAAGTTAACATATgattactttataaaataaatgaagtaatttaatgtttaaaataatataccatgtctacaaattattataaacattatgaaaataaaattaatcaattatttataaataaaaattttattctttataaatcaagttttattattgttagatataaataagtttaaatattttaaattaatttttttttatcaatcttgaaatatataaaatataatcatttatttaatcaacTTTGTTTACACTAGGGAAGCattatatacattaaaacTTCTCAATTTTTacacaataaaataatgttctCTATAGAAAATCGGCAAAATGCCTGAAactttattgataaaaaaaccatttatgatatttaaaaaaaagattatgtaatttttagttattaaaaattagttgttgtatttttaatattttttatcattacttTTGCTTATTTCAAGAAGCTTAAAAGTTTTGTTCTGATATAGGAATTAATTTCTTAACAAATAAACAACTATGAAAGAAAGAATCAAACAAAGTTGTCACGAAAGTATGATGCAGGAAAAAGATGTGAATATTGTacttgataaaaaaattttttttttaacaattaataaatgcttttgttaaatttcttttgtctttgaatatgaaaaaaaaaaaagattattcaattattttaaaatgttctgtaaataattttttataatactgAATTggtctctttttttttaattttattattgtttttctttttaagcATTACCATGACTTTTTTCTTAgctttattataattttaaatttaaaagttaaagcttttgttaaaattttttttaacatcattATGAAAAAAAGGCATATGTATTACCATAAACGATATCTTAAAAGAAAGTTTCAACTTATGTTTTGAAAGCTAAACTATTGTCAcctttgttaaaaaaaacattct
This Strongyloides ratti genome assembly S_ratti_ED321, chromosome : 2 DNA region includes the following protein-coding sequences:
- a CDS encoding L-aminoadipate-semialdehyde dehydrogenase-phosphopantetheinyl transferase — protein: MIFTRKLQTKIGIFKLLFNENLFQGQTKSLTFLKRYFSGHIKKCYNFNNKVMDTPYNSNNCLCHRYAFSLSNAISSPNFEKNFKLGIQAVTKEEFEKICRFRYREDSLASLAGKLILRQMAKKITGTSWDEIKFDRTERGKPFLSFPPNTNFGMNISHQGDYVAFASSCSPNVGVDCMRLDISRNNKTADEYINSMSKSASPNELSLMKTQPTDAMKMTVFYRIWCLKESILKATGQGMINDLTTIDFQINTSDRYRPGSFIKSTKVNVDGKNEPNFQFEESFIDSNHSVAVCYDSKLPKKCNFYKDKEAKIFFSKVNFDFLLQDAKILNPLHGNENLEYEEFMKKPKKTF
- a CDS encoding Adiponectin receptor protein; the encoded protein is MLRHSSCETLTTIVSLDDNNHSNRTLEESNNIFNVQEDTVSLASSISTLDYDFEGSIQEETIDVFRSETQKKIRNIFNFFPKLINFENLPDWLKDNQFIRSGYRAPSDSIKYVFFSLIQFHNETINIWTHLVGSIMFFSACIWVMSRPNNLVPANVKWIFLPFFLGSIMCMTCSAAFHLFFFKSQKFGAIFSKLDYSGIALLIIGSFIPWIYFVFECQPHLVIIYISMITVIGILAVIVSLFDKFAQPRFRPLRAGIFLTMGLSAIFPGIHLLLIESWDIIVEKELLKWNIIMGSLYVIGALQYALRIPERFCMGKFDYLFHSHQFFHIFVVIAASLHFYGISRVTVNKISSGSCEEQAIEILLEFNKNTYKLLLKC